From one Streptomyces sp. NBC_01478 genomic stretch:
- a CDS encoding nucleotide triphosphate diphosphatase NUDT15, producing MTAHVRVGVQAILREDGRVLLGLRVNTFGHGTWGLPGGHLEIGESLIGAACRELEEETGVRATGARVVCVTDPEPLANHHMQVGVEILGHTGAIRVCEPHRCERWEFWSLDALPEQLFIGSAEVLRKIRDGALLR from the coding sequence ATGACGGCACACGTGCGTGTGGGAGTACAGGCGATCCTCCGCGAGGACGGCCGTGTCCTGCTGGGGCTGCGGGTCAACACCTTCGGTCACGGCACCTGGGGTCTGCCGGGCGGGCATCTTGAGATCGGTGAGTCGTTGATCGGTGCCGCTTGTCGTGAGTTGGAGGAGGAGACCGGTGTTCGTGCCACTGGTGCACGTGTTGTCTGCGTGACCGATCCCGAACCCCTGGCGAATCACCACATGCAGGTCGGCGTGGAGATCCTCGGCCACACCGGTGCGATCCGGGTGTGCGAGCCGCACCGGTGCGAACGCTGGGAGTTCTGGTCCCTGGACGCCCTGCCGGAACAGCTCTTCATCGGCTCGGCCGAGGTGCTCCGCAAGATCAGGGACGGGGCACTTCTCCGCTGA